In Corynebacterium aquatimens, one genomic interval encodes:
- the recF gene encoding DNA replication/repair protein RecF (All proteins in this family for which functions are known are DNA-binding proteins that assist the filamentation of RecA onto DNA for the initiation of recombination or recombinational repair.), with amino-acid sequence MYLRELDLRDFRSWPELHVDLDPGATVFSGRNGHGKTNIVEAVIYSAALSSHRVSTDAPLVRSGATSARISATTVNQGRELTTHLLIRPNESNQAQINRTKLKSPREMLGVLRTVVFAPEDLALVVGEPQQRRRFLDDLAALRIPRLGGAKADYDKVLRQRNALLRNSYGALRRGYDDEDGASALTTLDVWDARLAALGAQVIAGRMDLVNLLADPVREAYASVAPESRPAAIRYSSKLDATIAELMGIDPHENPGTGRSNPAGSEAIPPEVIEAAFLSELGRRRKEEIERGTTLVGPHRDDLLLTLGDQPAKGYASHGETWSFALALHLAEYALLSGEGSAPVLILDDVFAELDAKRRERLVAVAETAEQVLITAAVGDDLPANLDTHVSARYTVTMESEEPGNTTRVSRIFKEAQ; translated from the coding sequence GTGTACCTGCGCGAACTGGATCTCCGCGATTTCCGCTCCTGGCCGGAGCTGCACGTGGACTTAGACCCCGGTGCCACGGTGTTTTCTGGCCGCAACGGACACGGTAAAACCAACATCGTGGAGGCCGTGATCTACTCGGCGGCACTGTCCAGCCACCGCGTGTCCACCGACGCGCCGCTGGTGCGCTCCGGGGCAACCTCGGCGCGTATTTCGGCGACCACGGTGAACCAGGGCCGCGAGTTGACCACGCACCTTTTGATCCGGCCGAACGAGTCCAACCAGGCGCAGATCAACCGCACGAAGCTGAAGTCCCCCAGGGAGATGCTGGGCGTGCTGCGCACCGTCGTCTTCGCGCCGGAGGACCTGGCGCTGGTGGTGGGGGAGCCTCAGCAGCGCCGCCGCTTCCTCGATGACTTGGCTGCGCTGCGCATTCCGCGCCTGGGCGGGGCCAAGGCGGACTACGACAAGGTGCTGAGGCAGCGCAACGCCCTGCTGCGCAACTCCTACGGTGCGTTGCGGCGCGGGTATGACGATGAGGATGGTGCCTCAGCGCTGACCACCCTCGACGTGTGGGACGCCCGGCTTGCTGCGCTGGGCGCCCAGGTCATCGCCGGCCGCATGGACCTGGTGAATCTACTCGCCGACCCTGTGCGGGAGGCCTATGCCTCCGTCGCCCCGGAATCGCGCCCGGCGGCGATCAGGTATTCCTCCAAGCTCGATGCCACGATCGCAGAGCTCATGGGCATCGACCCGCACGAAAACCCCGGCACCGGCCGTAGCAACCCTGCGGGCAGTGAAGCCATCCCGCCCGAGGTCATCGAGGCTGCGTTCCTCAGCGAGCTGGGCCGTCGCCGCAAGGAGGAGATTGAACGCGGCACCACCTTGGTGGGCCCCCACCGCGATGACCTGCTACTCACGCTCGGCGACCAACCGGCGAAGGGGTACGCCAGCCACGGGGAGACCTGGTCGTTCGCTCTCGCTCTGCACCTCGCCGAGTACGCCCTGCTCTCGGGTGAGGGCAGCGCCCCGGTGCTCATCCTCGACGACGTCTTCGCCGAGCTCGACGCCAAGCGCCGCGAGCGCCTCGTCGCGGTCGCCGAAACTGCGGAGCAGGTGCTCATCACCGCCGCAGTCGGCGACGACCTGCCCGCCAACCTGGACACCCACGTCAGCGCCCGGTACACCGTCACGATGGAGAGCGAAGAGCCAGGGAATACCACCCGCGTGTCTCGCATCTTTAAGGAGGCCCAGTGA
- the dnaN gene encoding DNA polymerase III subunit beta, producing MDENNVSFRVHKDDLSEAVAWVARSLPTKNTQPILRAVVINADDSGLEFAGFDYEVSSRVRIPAEVSSPGRVAVTGKLLADIVSNMPAKPVEVSTDNSRLLLKGGSARFELPLMPLDDYPQLPTLPEVTGRISTKTFVDAVSQVASAAGRDDTLPMLTGIHMEVSGTHIQLAATDRFRLALRSLEWDPVTDGIEAKLLIPAKTLQDNARTLDTHIEEPVEIAVGSGDNVGGEGLFGLHTGNRETTTRMLDADFPNIQPLLPKTHTSIASVEIAPLVEAIRRVSLVADRNAQLRMHFQPGQVTLHASGAENGEASETLECAFTGADELLIAFNSGYLRDGLSVIPTNRVVFGFTEASRPAIMIPEPEELPEAGPDGSFDTPATNFTYLLMPVRLPG from the coding sequence ATGGATGAGAACAACGTGTCATTCCGCGTTCACAAGGATGATTTGTCGGAAGCTGTCGCATGGGTTGCCCGCAGCTTGCCTACCAAGAACACTCAGCCGATCCTCCGCGCTGTAGTGATCAACGCTGATGATTCCGGTTTGGAATTTGCTGGCTTTGACTACGAAGTTTCGTCCCGCGTGCGCATTCCCGCGGAGGTTTCTTCGCCAGGGCGCGTCGCTGTGACAGGTAAGCTGCTCGCGGACATCGTCTCCAACATGCCGGCGAAGCCCGTAGAGGTCAGCACTGATAATTCCCGCCTGCTGCTCAAGGGCGGTTCAGCCCGATTTGAACTGCCGCTCATGCCGTTGGATGACTACCCGCAGCTGCCCACGTTGCCGGAAGTCACTGGCCGCATCTCCACCAAGACTTTTGTTGATGCCGTGAGCCAGGTTGCTTCAGCAGCTGGCCGCGATGACACGCTGCCCATGCTCACGGGTATTCACATGGAAGTATCCGGGACACACATCCAGCTAGCTGCCACGGACCGCTTCCGCCTGGCGCTTCGCTCCCTGGAATGGGATCCGGTCACCGATGGCATCGAAGCCAAGCTGCTCATCCCAGCGAAGACACTCCAGGACAATGCCCGCACGTTGGACACTCACATCGAGGAACCGGTAGAGATCGCTGTGGGCTCCGGGGACAACGTTGGCGGTGAAGGTCTTTTTGGCCTGCACACAGGCAACCGTGAAACCACTACCCGCATGCTTGATGCGGATTTCCCCAACATCCAGCCGCTGTTGCCAAAGACCCACACCTCTATCGCGTCGGTGGAAATCGCTCCGCTGGTCGAAGCTATTCGGCGCGTCAGCTTGGTGGCGGACCGCAACGCGCAGTTGCGCATGCACTTCCAGCCCGGCCAGGTCACTCTCCATGCCTCGGGCGCGGAGAATGGTGAGGCAAGTGAAACCCTTGAGTGCGCGTTCACCGGTGCGGATGAGCTCCTTATCGCATTCAACTCCGGCTACTTGCGTGACGGTTTGAGCGTGATCCCGACCAACCGTGTGGTCTTTGGTTTCACGGAGGCATCGCGTCCGGCAATCATGATCCCTGAGCCCGAAGAGCTCCCCGAAGCCGGCCCGGACGGATCCTTTGACACCCCGGCGACGAATTTCACCTATCTCCTCATGCCCGTGCGCCTACCGGGTTAA
- a CDS encoding DciA family protein translates to MSTTQPAGPSDHGDSTDPVSATFHNLRATTKRRNGRVPELGRRRNPGAQGTSSLSKDARAGIRVPGVDLEPHGKKPRPLVGRPSGPDGRAPQRSYAVSGFSALVSKEIRDREWTEKVAHGWVMGNWESLVGAKIAQHTRVEMIKEGTVFISCDQTAWATNLKYMQGTILAAIADKIGPDVITTLHIYPPKTKSWRYGPLHVKGRGPRDTYG, encoded by the coding sequence GTGAGCACCACCCAGCCAGCCGGCCCGAGTGACCACGGCGACAGCACGGACCCGGTCTCCGCCACGTTCCATAACCTGCGTGCCACCACCAAGCGCCGCAACGGACGCGTCCCGGAACTGGGCAGGAGGAGAAACCCGGGGGCGCAAGGCACCTCGTCGTTAAGCAAAGATGCCCGCGCCGGGATCCGCGTGCCCGGAGTGGACCTAGAACCGCACGGGAAAAAACCGCGGCCACTGGTAGGGCGGCCCAGTGGCCCCGATGGGCGCGCCCCGCAACGTAGCTACGCAGTGAGTGGCTTTTCCGCGCTGGTGAGCAAGGAGATCCGCGACCGCGAGTGGACGGAAAAGGTCGCGCACGGCTGGGTGATGGGCAACTGGGAATCGCTGGTGGGGGCGAAGATCGCGCAGCACACGCGGGTGGAGATGATCAAAGAGGGCACCGTGTTCATCTCCTGTGACCAAACCGCGTGGGCCACAAACCTGAAGTACATGCAGGGCACGATCCTCGCCGCCATCGCGGACAAAATCGGCCCCGACGTGATCACCACGCTGCACATCTACCCCCCGAAAACCAAAAGTTGGCGCTACGGCCCCCTTCACGTCAAAGGCCGCGGGCCACGGGACACCTATGGGTAG